Proteins from a genomic interval of Gemmatimonadaceae bacterium:
- the recN gene encoding DNA repair protein RecN: MLTELRIKNFAIIESLTLPLARGFNVLSGETGAGKSIIVGALGLLLGERASADVIRTGAERATVEGVFDVADRPEIRTLLDDRGIDVEESTVVLKREVTTGRARAWINGTTVNAGLLAEVGRLLVNLHGQHEAQTLLDPDAQRRILDAFSGAAEQSASVKAAHDQLSGIVRDIADLTRRRAEAERRADYLRHVVQEIGDAKLTDGEDVRLEEEARRLENAEELRALATGIAGGLDGEEDTVLQKLAAIGKHLSSIQRIDPTLNRLQEQFDTAYYAIEALARELEEYEGAVDLDPSRLEDVRRRRDLLFRLTKKHGGSLADVIRTGEEAKRELDLVDSAGLDIRQLESREREARAALIERAETLTAMRRSGAERMARAVDEVLPDLGMPDGHVTVALRPLKEIGASGSEDVEFCVALNVGHEPRPLSRVASGGELSRVMLALKTILARLDRVPTLVFDEVDAGIGGRVGLQVGETMRRVASYHQVFAITHLPQIAARGHHHILVSKGARGGVTAADVTVLAGDERVTEIARMLGGDPERDVSRAHAKELLEAATTSATVEGPRRTRKR, encoded by the coding sequence GTGCTGACTGAGCTCCGCATCAAGAACTTCGCGATCATCGAGTCGCTGACGCTGCCGCTGGCGCGCGGGTTCAACGTGCTGTCCGGTGAAACGGGCGCGGGCAAGTCGATCATCGTCGGCGCGCTGGGATTGCTCCTCGGTGAACGCGCGAGCGCGGACGTCATTCGCACCGGCGCCGAGCGCGCCACGGTCGAGGGCGTGTTCGACGTCGCCGATCGACCCGAGATTCGCACCTTGCTCGACGACCGCGGCATCGACGTCGAAGAGTCCACGGTGGTGCTCAAGCGTGAAGTCACGACGGGCCGCGCGCGCGCCTGGATCAACGGCACGACGGTGAACGCGGGCCTGCTCGCCGAAGTGGGCCGATTGCTGGTGAATCTCCACGGCCAACACGAAGCGCAGACGCTGCTCGACCCGGACGCGCAGCGCCGCATTCTCGATGCATTCTCCGGTGCCGCGGAGCAGTCCGCGTCAGTGAAAGCGGCGCACGATCAGCTCTCGGGCATCGTCCGCGATATCGCGGATCTCACCAGACGCAGAGCCGAGGCCGAGCGGCGCGCCGATTACCTGCGGCACGTCGTCCAGGAAATCGGCGACGCGAAGCTCACCGACGGTGAAGACGTACGCCTCGAGGAGGAAGCGCGCCGGCTCGAAAACGCGGAGGAGTTGCGCGCGCTTGCGACCGGGATCGCCGGTGGGCTCGACGGGGAAGAGGACACCGTGCTTCAGAAGCTGGCCGCCATCGGCAAGCATCTGTCGTCCATTCAGCGCATCGATCCCACGCTGAACCGCTTGCAGGAGCAATTCGACACGGCGTACTACGCGATCGAGGCGTTGGCGCGCGAGCTCGAGGAGTACGAAGGCGCGGTCGATCTCGATCCGTCGCGCCTCGAGGACGTGCGGCGGCGACGCGATCTGTTGTTCAGGCTGACGAAGAAGCATGGCGGCTCGCTCGCCGACGTGATTCGCACCGGCGAGGAGGCAAAGCGCGAGCTCGATCTCGTCGACTCGGCGGGCTTGGACATTCGGCAGCTCGAGTCGCGCGAGCGCGAAGCGCGCGCGGCGTTGATCGAGCGCGCTGAAACGCTCACGGCGATGCGACGTTCCGGCGCCGAGCGCATGGCGCGCGCAGTCGACGAGGTGCTGCCCGATCTCGGAATGCCGGACGGTCACGTGACCGTCGCGCTTCGCCCGTTGAAGGAGATCGGTGCGTCAGGTTCCGAAGACGTGGAGTTCTGTGTCGCGCTCAACGTCGGTCACGAGCCGCGCCCGCTGTCTCGGGTGGCGTCCGGCGGCGAGCTCTCGCGTGTGATGCTCGCGCTCAAGACGATTCTCGCGCGGCTCGATCGCGTGCCGACGCTCGTGTTCGACGAAGTCGATGCCGGGATCGGTGGGCGCGTGGGGTTGCAGGTCGGCGAGACCATGCGGCGCGTGGCGAGCTATCATCAGGTCTTCGCGATTACGCATCTGCCGCAGATCGCGGCGCGCGGGCATCATCACATTCTGGTGAGCAAGGGCGCGCGGGGCGGAGTGACGGCGGCGGACGTGACGGTCCTCGCCGGCGATGAGCGAGTGACGGAGATCGCACGCATGCTCGGCGGCGACCCGGAGCGGGATGTGAGTCGCGCGCATGCGAAGGAGTTGCTCGAGGCGGCGACGACGTCGGCGACGGTCGAGGGGCCGCGCCGGACGCGGAAGCGGTAG